From a region of the Lactuca sativa cultivar Salinas chromosome 4, Lsat_Salinas_v11, whole genome shotgun sequence genome:
- the LOC111891672 gene encoding serine/threonine-protein kinase STY13: MVAFLRTLKYKEKNHKINPPKKTQFHCCFLGDLYEQRIEEMKENNNSNSNNNDGFVRADQIDLKSLDEQLERHLSKVWTMEKNKNRQPDFEDSAAATAAPVRPLSKSTATNRIERQEWEIDPSKLVIKSILARGTFGTVHRGVYDGMDVAVKLLDWGEEGHRSEAEIQSLRAAFTQEVVVWHKLDHPNVTKFIGATMGSSELQVQTENGQIGMPSNICCVVVEYLPGGALKSYLIKNRRKKLAFKVVVQMALDLARGLSYLHSQKIVHRDVKTENMLLDKSRTVKIADFGVARVEASNPNDMTGETGTLGYMAPEVLNGNPYNRKCDVYSFGICLWEIYCCDMPYPDLSFSEVTSAVVRQNLRPDMPRCCPSSLANVMKKCWDANPDKRPEMDEVVTLLEAIDTSKGGGMIPGDQPQGCLCFRNSRGP; this comes from the exons ATGGTGGCCTTCCTCCGTACCCTCAAGTATAAAGaaaaaaatcacaaaatcaaTCCACCCAAAAAAACCCAATTTCACTGCTGCTTTTTGGGGGATTTGTATGAACAGCGAATCGAAGAGATGAAGGagaacaacaacagcaacagcaacaacaaTGATGGATTTGTAAGGGCCGATCAGATTGATCTCAAAAGCTTAGATGAACAGCTTGAACGGCATCTCAGTAAAGTATGGACTATGGAGAAGAACAAAAACAGGCAGCCGGACTTTGAAGACTCCGCCGCTGCCACCGCTGCCCCCGTCAGACCATTGTCTAAGTCCACCGCAACTAATAGGATTGAGAGGCAGGAGTGGGAGATCGATCCTTCTAAGCTCGTCATCAAAAGTATTCTTGCTCGTGGTACATTTGGCACCGTTCATCGTGGGGTCTACGACGGCATGGATGTCGCTG TGAAACTGTTGGATTGGGGTGAAGAGGGCCATAGATCAGAAGCAGAAATACAATCTTTAAGGGCAGCTTTTACACAAGAAGTGGTGGTGTGGCATAAACTTGATCATCCAAATGTGACTAAG TTCATAGGGGCAACAATGGGTTCATCAGAGCTACAAGTACAAACCGAAAATGGTCAAATTGGAATGCCAAGCAACATCTGTTGTGTTGTGGTGGAGTATCTCCCTGGGGGTGCTTTAAAATCTTACCTCATAAAGAATCGAAGAAAGAAACTTGCTTTTAAAGTAGTTGTCCAAATGGCACTTGATCTTGCAAGAGG GTTAAGTTACCTACACTCTCAAAAGATTGTACATAGAGATGTGAAGACTGAAAATATGCTTTTGGACAAATCAAGAACTGTTAAAATTGCTGATTTTGGTGTTGCACGTGTCGAAGCTTCAAATCCAAATGATATGACTGGTGAAACGGGGACACTTGGCTATATGGCCCCTGAg GTACTTAATGGCAACCCGTATAATAGGAAATGCGACGTGTATAGTTTTGGTATTTGTTTGTGGGAAATATATTGCTGTGATATGCCATATCCTGACCTTAGTTTCTCTGAAGTAACTTCTGCTGTTGTTCGACAG AATCTAAGACCAGATATGCCAAGATGTTGTCCAAGTTCACTTGCGAATGTAATGAAAAAATGTTGGGATGCAAACCCTGACAAACGGCCTGAAATGGATGAAGTAGTGACTTTATTGGAAGCCATCGATACATCAAAAGGTGGAGGCATGATCCCAGGCGATCAACCCCAGGGTTGTCTATGTTTCCGCAACTCCCGTGGCCCTTAA